The following coding sequences lie in one Camelus bactrianus isolate YW-2024 breed Bactrian camel chromosome 8, ASM4877302v1, whole genome shotgun sequence genomic window:
- the MYCT1 gene encoding myc target protein 1 isoform X2, which produces MARKLLGRASASISQWSSSRRTRSSYTHGLNRTGFYRHSGCERRSNLSLASLTFQRQASLEQANSFPRKSSFRGSTFHPFLQSPPLPVETESQLVTFPSSRTSSTINTSHSLGRPDFHWSSNSLRIGLSTPPPPAYESIIKAFPDS; this is translated from the coding sequence AAGAGCCAGTGCCTCCATCTCCCAGTGGAGCTCAAGCCGGCGAACGCGGTCTTCTTACACCCACGGCCTGAACAGGACTGGATTTTACCGCCACAGTGGCTGTGAACGTCGAAGCAACCTCAGCCTGGCCAGCCTCACCTTCCAGCGACAAGCTTCCCTGGAACAAGCAAATTCCTTTCCCAGAAAATCAAGCTTCAGGGGCTCAACTTTCCATCCCTTTCTGCAAAGTCCACCACTTCCCGTGGAAACTGAGAGTCAGCTGGTGACTTTCCCTTCTTCCCGTACCTCGTCCACCATCAACACTTCCCACAGTCTGGGCCGTCCTGATTTCCACTGGTCCAGTAACAGTCTTCGAATTGGTCTTTCAACACCACCCCCGCCCGCCTACGAGTCAATCATAAAGGCATTCCCAGACTCCTGA
- the VIP gene encoding VIP peptides: METRSKPQLLVLLTLFSVLFSQTLAWPLFGEPSALRMGDRIPFEGANEPDQVSLKADTDVLQNALVEDDTPYYDLSRYARHADGVFTSDFSRLLGQLSAKKYLESLIGKRVSHSISEDQGPIKRHSDAVFTDNYTRLRKQMAVKKYLNSILNGKRSSEGESPDFLEGLEK; this comes from the exons ATGGAAACCAGAAGTAAGCCCCAGCTCCTCGTGCTCCTGACACTTTTCAGCGTGCTCTTCTCGCAAACCTTGGCATGGCCTCTTTTTGGAGAACCTTCTGCTCTGAG GATGGGTGACAGAATACCATTTGAGGGAGCAAATGAACCCGATCAAGTTTCATTAAAAGCAGACACTGATGTTTTACAAAATGCATTAGTTGAAGATGACACACCTTATTATGACCTATCCAG ATACGCCAGACATGCTGATGGGGTATTCACCAGCGACTTTAGCAGACTCCTGGGCCAACTTTCTGCCAAAAAATACCTTGAGTCCCTTATTGGAAAGCGAGTCAG CCATAGCATCTCAGAAGACCAGGGGCCAATCAAACGCCACTCGGATGCGGTCTTCACTGACAACTACACCCGCCTTCGAAAACAAATGGCTGTAAAGAAATACTTGAACTCAATTCTAAACGGAAAGAGGAG CAGTGAGGGAGAATCTCCTGACTTTCTTGAAGGGTTAGAAAAATGA